A window of Terriglobia bacterium genomic DNA:
AATACCCAGCTTGCGCGAATTGTCCGCGCCACCAGCCTCACCGGCTGCTGGCCTCACTCGGTTTTTTTGTCACGACCCGGCACATCCGTAGAATATTTCCAAAGTTGGAAGATGTTCAGCGGCGGTTGGGCTGGAAGCTATTTGAATGACGCAACGAATTAATGTCTATCGAGTAAAGAAATGGCGGAGTCGATTGGGACCCCGACTCTGCCCCTACGACAACCGCCTCTTCCTAGGGCGGTGGTTTTTTTATCAGAGATTTCAGCGGGCCCTCAATTGCTGTCCTGATTCCCCTCAATCCCGCGTGATGGATTTCGGGTGCTGGGAAGGCCATTTCCTTCCCAGCTTACTGGCGAATTACCATCAGGTTTGGGGGGTGGACAATGACAGGGCCTCGGTAGTAGAAGAGATCCCGGGAACATGGACGATCCTTCAGTGCGCGCGCAGCCTTTGCTCGGAGGAGAGTCCATCCACCTCGCATCTTCGCCTCGTCAAAGCAGACGGCCAATCATTGCCTGTTCGCGGGGGGTTTTTCGATATTGTTTTCTGCCTGGATACCCTGCCCTATGTTCGGAAGAATTCGCGTGCCCAGGTGATCATCGAACTTCGCCGTGTGTTGAAACCGGGCGGCACAATCATCATCAGCTTGCCTGTCGAAATGGGAGCGAGCCTGGTGCTGCGCGAGTTGCTGCGGAGGCTTTCAGGCAGTTTTCAGCAAAATTATAAGACGTCCGATCTGCTCCGTGCCATCCTCTTCTCACCCCGGCAGCAGCCGGATGAAAATGAAGCGGCAAGCCTGGTCGGTTACGATTACCGGGAGGATATTGATGCCATCGAGTCGCAATTCATTATTCGGCGGAGGGAGTTCCTGCCGTGGAACTGGCTGAAGTGGTTGTCTCCCACCATTCTCCTGGTCTGCGAAACGAGACCGGACCGGGCATGAGCAATCGGTCTCGCCGCGATCTGACCCTCCTGGGGGCATTGGTCCTGGCAGAGACCTTGCCGTTTGTCAACCGTGCCATACACCTGGATGAAAACACCTACCTCGCGATTGCCCGTCACGTTTCGCACAACTTCTGGTTTCCTGAGGACTTTGCCAGCCTCTGGTTTGGCATTCCCTCTCTGAACTTCGCGCCCCACACTCATCCGCCAGGTCTTCCGTATTTCCTCGATCTGATGATGCAATTATTCCAGGGGGAGACCGTGTGGTTAATGCGTCTGGGCTTCTTGATTTTCCCATTGGCTTATGCCTTCACGGGGTATCTCCTGGCTTGCCGATTTACCCGGCGCCCTCTGGCCGCAGCCGCGCTCATGATGGCCACACCAGCCGTCCTGGTCTTTTCATCCACGTTGATGCCGGACCTTCCCATGACCACCTTTTGGCTCTTGTCCGCCCTGAGCTTCGTGTGCGGTCTTGATGAGGGAAAACCCTGGAAAGTCATACTGACTGGCGTTCTTTTGTCGCTGGGCACATCGGTCAGCTACCAGGCAGTCTTTATGAGTTTATTGTTGCTCCTTTACGCAGTGGTGACTCAGAAGGGCGGGGGCATCCGCAAAATTCCCTGGTTCTGGATTTTGAGCAGCCTGGGTCTGCCTTGGATGGCTTTGACTGTATTTTGGTGCGCAGGGTATCTTCACTACGGATTCTGGCCGGCCAGGGTGAGCATCAAGTACCTGGCGACCGCCCACGTATTTGGCGTCGACTATTTTCAGCAGAAGCTGCTCGGAATGATATCGACCTTGGGCGGAACCCTTTTGATTTGCTTCTCCATCTTTCTCGTGTTTGTCAAAAGAGAAAGATGGAAAGGACTGATAGTGGTCTTAGGATTGGCGCTGGCAGCCTGTGCGTGGATGCCGCAAAGTTATTCCGCGTTCGAAAGAGGGGAGTACATCATCTTTGCCCTCGGCGGGCTGTCGTTGATTGGACTGGTCATGCGCTTTCTATGGTCCGCGATCAAAGGGACATTTGCGGGGGACCGAGTGTCAGCAAGTCATATTTTCCTGGGTTGCTGGGTCTTGGGGGTGATCGTATACACCATTCTTCTGTTTGAATTCTCAGCTGCACGTTACATTGTTGCGATCGCACCGGCAGTGTCCATTATCTTTGTGATCGAAGTGGAGCGCCTCTTCCATCGCGCCGAAGTCCGCCGGACTATCCTGGGCGCGACATTCATCGTCACGTGGGGGCTGGCCCTTGCGGTTGCCTATGCTGATTATCAGTTTGTGAACTCCTATCGCGATTTTTCAAAATGGTTTTCGCACAAATATGCACCGGCTCAAGGGACGTTCTGGGTCGGGACTGAAGCGGGGTTGCGTTTCTACATGGAGCTTGAAGGCGGCCGGACCCTGGTGAATGCCTTCAGCCCTACGAATCCGGAATGCCTCCCGGGAGTGAAGTGGGGGGAAGATCATTTTGGGCGTCCCCGCTCAAACGACTTGCTGGTGCGCCCGGAAAGCTTCCTCCGATACCCCCTCTCGTCTGATTTGGAGCTGTCGGAAATGATCGATTCAAGGACCTTGACCTCCCGTCTTCCGATCCGAACTTACGGCCCCTTATCCCACGCGGGTTTGCATGGAACTAATGTGGGCTTGCTTCCATTCGCATTCTCGAGTGCTCCATTGGACAGAATCGAAGTTTATCGATGCAGATGATCCCTGTCAGGATATTGCTTTCATCGATACGACGGGGAAGGGGAGCAAATCGTCCAGGGCCCGGGGTGCCGCCTGCATGCGCTCTTTGCATGCGGGCGATGGGAACCAGGACGCGCGGGTACTTATCCGGAAATGCTCCTTCGCAGACGTGAAAGAAACGCATGTCTGCGGCACCCTCGCCCGCGGGAGCAGAATGCTGGTATGATTTGCAACGGAGAAAATCTATGAAAATTCGAATCTTTACCGCCCTGGCGTTTAGTCTCGCCATGGTGGGATTGACTCTGGGGGAGGCCAATCCGGCCTCTGTGGTCAAATCCGCTTTGGTGAAAGCGGGACGAGTGCTCGATGTGAAGTCAGGCCAGTACCTCCTCAATCAGGGGATCCTTATTGAAGGGGGAATCATCCGGAAGATCGGGGCATTGGACACCTTCCTGGGGGGCGTGCCTGACAACACCGTCGTCATTGACCTCAGTCATGCCACCATCCTCCCAGGCCTGATCGACTGTCACGCCCACCTGCTTGATGCCATGGATCCGACCATCAATGGCGCTGATGAGCTGACGCTCACGATCACAAAATTCGCTCCGACCAAGCGGGTACTGCTTGGCGCCGCGATGGCACGGGAGGAGCTCGAAGGGGGTTTCACCACGGTGCGCGTCGTGGGTCATTCGGGAATCGACGGTGACGTGTCGCTGCGCGATGCCATACGCAACGGCTGGGTGCCCGGGCCGCGGATCGTGGCTTCGGCCCGCAAGATTACCCCCTACGGCGGGCAGGCCCAGGTCATGCCCTTTCAGTCCGGGGTGGCCCAAGCCATTGTCGACCAGGAGTACCTGCCGGTGAGTAATCCGGAGGAGGGGCGTCGCGCGGTTCTCGAGAACCTGCGCGTCGGAGCGGACTTGATCAAGGTGGTGGTGGACGAGGGGGCCCGCGTGCTCAATGATGAGACGATGAAGGCCATCGTCACAGAAGCTCATCGTGTCGGTGTGCGGGTCGCGGCCCACGCCACCTCCCCGTCGGGAATTCAGGTGGCGATAGACGCAGGCGTCGATTCCATTGAACACGCCGATGAGGCCTCGGCGGAGCAATTCCAGACCATGCGGGACAAGGGCATTTACTTGGTTCCAACACTATGGCCGCGCGACATGCTCGTCGTGGCGAGATCGACCACAAACCCGCCGCCCGGTACACGCCCTGACCCGGAAGCGACGAAAGACCAGATCGTCGCCGAGCAACGCGCCAAGTTAGACCTGGCAAGAAAGGTCGGAGTCAAGATGGCGTTCGGCTCTGACGAGTGGTACGCCTGGCCCGACAAGACTCGCGGACAAGCGACGCGGCGCCTCCTGGAGGCGTTGCAAACCTACGGGATGCCCCCGGCAGATGCGCTGCGCGCCGCCACCGTGAACGCCGCCGACCTGCTCAACATCGGACACCTCCTGGGGTCTCTCGAGCCAGGAAAATACGCCGACCTGATCGCCCTCGAGGGAGATCCGCTCACGAATTTGGTCGATTTGGAGAAGGTGAGATACGTCATGAAGGGCGGCGTGGTTGTCCGCGACGATTTCCACCCCGTATCGAATCGCAAAACAGATAGTGGTAGATGACGTCGGCCGCCACTTTGACCTCTCGGTTGAACTCGCGAGGTGTCAGGCGCGAGCCGCGGGCCAGGAGGGACCAGAAGTGGCGGTCCATCATTCGGGCGAAGGTGGGCAGATCTCGCCGTGGCAGTGCATTGGGGAGTTTTTGGAGCTGTCGGAAGACCCCGAGCACCCGGGCTTGGGTCCACGATTCGATTTGTTGCTGCATTGTGCTGAGTTTTCTGTCGGTGAGAACGGCCTCCTGCCACGCTCGAACGACGCCAAAATAGACCACATCAACGCGAAACGCGGCGGCCAAGAACTGGCGCAGGCCCATCTGCGGATCGGTGCCGCCGCCCGGGCGCAGGTCAAGACGGTTCAATCGCCCCATCAGTTCATTCATGAGGACGATCAGAAACTGTTGCTTTGAGGAAAAATACTGATAAAACGCGCCGGCGGCGGCCCCGGCCCGGGTTGTGATTCCCTCGATGGAAGTCGCCTCATATCCCTTCTGCCCAAATAGAACCCGGCCTGCTTCGAGCAGTTTGCGTCGCTTCTCAACGCTCCGTGCCTGCTGCGGGGGGGCGGTGGCTTTCGCTCTCGCTCGGAGGGCAGGAACCGGCGGCATTCGCCTCATCGTTTCACCCACGACCCTGCAACAGCGCCGGCACAACAAATCAACATCCAGCCGCCAAATACCCCTGCGGCGGCGGGGTCAATATTGGGAAAGACCGTGGGAAAAAAGGCACACGAGAACGGGTCCAGCAACAAGGTCGGGAGGATGAGAAGGGAGGCCGCCTGGCGCCAGGAATCCCTTGCCAGTCCGAGGCGCTCAAAGATCCTGCGAGCGGCCACGCCCATCAAAACAAAGCTGACCAGGTAAAGAAGGACCGCCTCGAGAGGCTGGTTCGGGTGCAGAAGACGTTGCCCGGCCAAGCGAATGCCGATGCTCCCCACCATCCAGAGGATAAATCCGAGTTGAAGGATGCGTGCCATATATGAACCTGAATTCATATTCATATATTGACATGCATGTGTCAAGGAAAATCCACATTGTCACCGAAGGGTCTGCCCCTATCCGCTCCATCAATCCCAGTGGCCCATGGCCCCCTGATATGGACAAGAACCGGACACGGCGGTCGGTACGCGCAATCACAAAAGGACGCCCCGCCGATCGTTGTGGCGGAATTCCGGGTTGCGGAATTACAATCAACCTATGCCTAAAGATAATTTAAAAAGAATGATGAAGCTGGCTGAGAAGTTTTTCGACACAAAGAACGATCCGACTCAAATTTCCATCACCCCGGCCAGCATCGACAAACTCAGGAAGATTCATCCCGACACCCTGACGGAAAAGAATGACAAGAACGGACCCATTGCCTGGTTTATCGTCATCCCCACGACCAAGGCCTTGATGAAAGGGTTCGTGGGAAGAAAGATCACCGAGCAGGAACTCCTCGACCACACCCCGTTGGGGAGGAGTTATGATGCCCTCTACTTATGCTCCGCCCTCGTATTGCCGGAATATCGAGGAAGGGGAGTGGCCCGGGGGTTGATTTCCAAGACCATTAAGTCCATCCAGAAAGACCACTCGATCCAGTACCTCTTCTACTGGGCGTTCAGCGCCGAGGGAAAGCGTTTGGCCACACGGATCGCCGAGGATTTCGACCTCCCCCTCTACAAAAGACCGGCGTGACAGCGAGGATTTCTCCGAGGTCTTCTCCGGCCGTGAGGGGCGAGCATTCCACCTCAAAGATCCATAATCTCCGGACTCAGGCTTGGTTCCTGGCATCTTCAGTTGTATTATGCTTCTCTCATGATCACTCCATCGACCGAGCCCTCTTTGACTGGGCTTCTCAACGATTTGCAGGAAGCCCGCGAACGAACGCTCGAACTCATCGAGGACCTGACCGATGAACAGATGATCGGCCCGCGCCTCGCGATCGTCAATCCATTGCGCTGGGAGATTGGCCATGTGGGATGGTTCCAGGAGTACTGGATCCTGCGCCATTACCGCAGACAGATGCCAATCGGGGCCGACCGTGACCGCCTCTACGATTCTGCGGCGGTCGCCCACGACACACGATGGGATTTGCTGCTTCCTTCAAAGGCAGAGACGGTTGCCTATATTCAGCAAATTCTCAAACGCGTCGTGGAGGGGGAGGGGCGGGGCCCTCTCGGAGAGCCTGACAGGTACAATGAAGCGTATTTCATTCGCTTGGCTCTTCTTCACGAGTACATGCACGCCGAAGCGATCACCTATACCCGACAGACATTAGGGTACCCTCCTCCTCGGATCCGCATCACCGGGAGGTCGAGCTCCGAGGGCGAGAAGGATCAACTTTCCACGACAGGAATGGAGAGACCCACCGATGATTCCGGACCGGATCTTGGAGACGCTGAGATTCCTGGGGGGACTTTTCATCTCGGCAGCACGCCCGACATGCCATTTGTATTTGATAACGAGCAGTGGGCACATCCCGTCACGGTGAAGGCATTCCGTATGGCGCGGGGGGCGGTAACGAACCGGGAATTTGCAGCCTTTGTCGAGGACGAGGGCTACAAACGACGCGAGTTTTGGACCGACGCGGGATGGATATGGCGCGAGACGGCTGGAGCTGAACATCCGGTCTACTGGCAGAATCAAGGAGGCGGCCGATGGCTGCGCCGCAACTTTGATGCTTGGGTTTCACTCGAACCCCGCTTGCCAGTCCTTCACGTCAACTGGCACGAAGCGGATGCCTATTGCCGCTGGGCCCGACGTCGCCTGCCCACCGAGGCGGAATGGGAGTTCGCAGCCGGCGCTGAGAGAGGGCAGGGCAATCGCCCCATAGAGTCGAAGCTAGAGTATCCTTGGGGTGAAGGGCCTGCGAACGCGGATCGCGCCAACCTCGAGTGGCGGCGGATGGGCTGTCTCCCGGTCGATGCCCTGCCGGCGGGAGAGAACGCCTTCGGGTGCCGCCAGATGATCGGCAATGTCTGGGAATGGACAGCGACTGACTTTGGGCCTTATCCGGGATTCTCCCCGGGACCTTACAAGGAATACTCCGCACCCTGGTTCGGAGACCACAAGGTGTTGCGCGGCGGGTGCTGGGTCACGCGCCCCGCTCTGATTCGGAACCAGTACCGGAACTTTTACCAACCCCACCGCCGGGACGTCTGGGCGGGCTTCCGCACTTGTGCCTTGACGGACAGGACATGAGAATCGGGATTATCACTCCGTCGCCTCCCCAATCTCACTCCGGCAACCGGATTACCGCGGTTCGGTGGGCTTCCATCTTAAGAGGGCTGGGACATCAGGTACGGATCGCGGAAGCTTATGCAGGGGAGCCTTACGAGATGCTGATTGCGTTGCATGCCCGGCGCAGTTACTCCTCCGCGCGGTATTTTCACCGTGCCCATCGGGACCGCCCCTTAGTGGTCGCCCTGACGGGCACGGATCTATACCATGACCTCCCCCGAAGCCGGACTGCACAGATGTCTCTGGAACTCGCCACCCGCATCGTCGCCCTTCAGCCCCAGGCACGGATGGAGCTGCAACCGCGGCTCCGGGAGAAGCTCCGCGTCATTTATCAGTCTGTCTCGCCAACGGGGAGAAAATCGAGCGGTTCTCTTGTCAGTGATTCGGTCCGCAATTTCAATGTCTGCGTAATCGCCCATCTTCGTGCTATCAAGGATCCCTTCAGGGCGGCGCTCGCCGCGCGGCGGCTCCCATCTTCGTCCCGCCTCCGGGTACTCCACCTGGGTGCCGCGATGACCGTCGCCATGAGACGCCGCGCGCTCAGGGAGACCAGAATTAATCCGCGGTACCGTTGGCTGGAGGACCGGCCGCGCCGGTACGTCGAACGGACCCTGGCACGGTGTGCAGTCTGTGTGCTTTCTTCGAAGGCCGAGGGCGGAGCGAATGTCCTGGGAGAGGCCATCGTCTCCGGGGTCCCCGTGCTGGCCTCACGGATACCCGGCTCGGTGGGCATCCTGGGTGAAGATTACGCGGGCTATTTCAGCGTGGGTAACACAAAGGAGCTGACCCGACTCTTCATCCACGCTGAAACGGATGGGAAGTTTCTCGCGGAACTTCGATCCCGATGCGCGAAACTTGCGCCGCTATTTTCTCCGGCCCGCGAACGGGAGGCCTGGAGGCGTCTGTTAAAGGAGCTGGGCAGATGAGAAAGCAGCCGAAGTTTGGGCCTGGAAGCCTCCCGCTTCATCCTTTGGGCTGCGCATTCGACAGCCGGAAAGCGCTCGATCCCCGTTGGATAGAAGGACGGGTCCGGTTGGCCATCCCTCGGGGTGCCGCAGGCATGTGCTTTTGACATGCCGGCGCTGGAACCAATGAGCCCGGAGCTCCTTTCCCGGGAGCCTTCCGTCGCCGACATGCAAACAGCGCATATCGGCGGCACCCGGCTTCATTCTTTGGATTGGACATTTCGCAGCTGAAAACGCTCGATCCCCGTTGGATAGAAGGACGGGTCCGGTTGGCCATCCCTCGGGGTGCCGCAGGCATGTGCTTTTGACATGCCGGCGCTGGAACCCATGAGCCCGGAGCTCCTTTCCCGGGAGCCTTCCGTCGCCGACATGCAAACAGCGCATATCGGCGGCACCCGGCCCTAATTCGTCTATTGGAACACATCCCCATGAAGACACCCCTTTGGACGCCCTCGGAAGAGCGCAAACGCAACGCGAATATCACGGCGTTCATTCATCAGGTCAACGAAAAATGCTCCCTTGAGATTCGAAACTATCCCGAGCTCTATCGGTGGTCTGTTGAGAATATTCCCGCCTTTTGGGAGATGGTATGGGACTACGCAGGGATCAAGGCCTCGCACGGGTACGATGTGGTCGTTGACGATCTCGACAGATTCCCCGGCGCTCGATGGTTTCCTGGGGCACGCCTCAATTTTTCAGAAAATCTTTTGCGGTATTGCGATGACCGAGCCGCGCTGATTTTCAAAGGGGAAAACGAAACCTCGCGTACGATGACGTACGCTCAGCTTTACACCGAGGTCGCGGGCGCGGCCAAAGCGCTGCGTGAGGTCGGGGTAGTCCCCGGTGATCGTGTAGTCGCCTACATGCCCAATCTGATTGAAACCGTGGTCGCGATGCTCGCGGCGACATCGCTGGGCGCCGTGTGGGCCGCTTGCGCGACTGACATCGGGCCGCACGCCGCGCTCGACCGACTCGGCCAAGTCGACCCAAAGGTGTTGTTCACGGCCGACGGTTATTTCCACAAGGGCCAATGGTTCGATACCCGAGCCAACGCGGCCCGGCTTGCCCAAGACATTCCATCACTTAAAAGGGTCGTGGTGGTGCAATGCTCAACCGGCAATCCTACCTTCCGCAGGATTCCTCAGGCTGTCCGTTATGACAATTTTATCTCTCCTCAGGGAGGCCCCATCCAATTTGAGCAACTCCCTTTTGACCATCCCGTTTACATCATGTTTTCCTCGGGCACCACGGGAAAACCCAAGTGCATCGTGCAGGGGGCCGGGGTGCTCATCAATCATCTCAAAGAGCACCGGCTCCATACCGATCTGAAGCGGGACGACCGGATGTTTTACATCACGACGTGCAGCTGGATGATGTGGAACTGGGTGGTGAGCGGCCTGGCCACGGGCGGTACGCTCATCCTTTACCATGGCAATCCATTCTATCCGAATCCCGGGGCGATGTGGAAAATGGTCCAGGACGAGCGCATTTCCATCTTCGGATGCAGCGCAACCTACATCAATTACCTGAGGAGTCAGGGGATAAAACCTGGCGAAGAATACGATCTTTCGTCCCTGAAGGAAATATCACAAACCGGCTCCAGCCTTTCAGCAGAGGGCTTCGAGTACGTTTACCGCTCCATCAAACAGGACCTGTATTTCAATTCGATTTCCGGGGGTACCGACATCAACGGCTGCTTCGCCTCCGGCAATCCGATCAGCCCGGTGTATGCCGGCGAACTGCAGGGTCCCGCCCTCGCGATGAAAATTAATGCCTACGACGAAGCGGCCAATCCGGTTCGCGATCGCCAGGGAGAGCTGGTGTGCGAAGCACCGTCGCCCTCCATGCCGCTCTCCTTCTGGAACGATCCCGATCAGGAGAAATACCGGGGGGCATATTTTAATTTCTTTCCCAAACACAACGTCTGGCGGCACGGGGATTACATCCAAATCCACAGCGATACCGGCGGCATCACCTTCTACGGGCGGTCCGACTCGACGCTGAAGCCTTCCGGCGTCCGCATTGGCACGGCAGAAATCTATACCGCGATGGAGGGATTCGAAGAGATAACCGATTCGCTGGCCGTCGGACAACACTGGGAAGGGGACCAGCGTGTCGTTTTGTTCGTCAAGATGAAGCCGGGCGTCTTGCTCAGTGAAGCGCTTCAAAGCAGGATCAAGGAAGAAATCAAAGTGAATGCCTCGCTTCGGCATGTCCCGGCGCTGATTGTCGAAGTCCCAGACATTCCGTACACCTTCAACATGAAAAAGGTCGAGAGCGCGGTGGCTCACATCGTCAACGGCAATCCGGTGACCAACCGCGACGTCCTCCGCAATCCCGAATCACTGGAGGCTTTTGAAAAGATACTGCCGAAGTTGAAGCACTGAGTGGCTCGCGGATTAAACGTGGATTCCGAAATTGAGGACTCTGAAAGAAGACGGGCAAGGAGACCGATATGACCCGGAGCGCGCGCAGAATATTGTCCAATCTGTGTTCTGTGCCGTATGCAGGGCAAGGGAGGTCAAAGGAATTAAGAAGGGAGACCGATTAGGCCCGGAGGGCCAGTGCGCCGCGGCGCATAGCCCCGCCTGAAGCCCCGAGTTCTTTGCGGGGCAAGGGCGGGGTATGCCGGCCCTACAAAAATCACCCAAGAGGCCCGTAGGGCCGACAGAAAAGTGAATTGGCATCCTCCAATTTGTCAGTCGTTAAACAAATCCGGACAAGGCAGGACGTCTCCACAGCTGAGAGACGATATAGAGCCCATCTATTCGGACTGCCATCTTGCTCCATATAATTAAGGGATCTTGGACTCCGCCAATTTCGTGTGATCCTCAAGCGCGTGAAGCATTGTTAGTCCCCTGAAAGCCGGAGCGAGCTCCCACACCCCCACGGGGCATTGATGCACATGGCTCTATTAATGATTCACGGAATTCAGCCCGCCTCACCGTGCACTCCGCTTCTTCCTGCTGTAGACCACCCTCCCGCCATTCCAATCTCCCCTCCTCACGTGAGCGTTATATTAGAATTTTCAATCGGTGAGCCTATTTCAGTTGTTTTACCGCTTTAAAAGGTAGAGGCAAATAGATCGTGCCGCTGTTTTGAGAGCTTTTCCAGTAGAAATGGATGATGAGAGCATGGCCTTGATAGAACGGGACGAGGGTGGACAGATGCTCCTTCCTTCATGACCGGGAGCCTGGTTTAAGTCTTGGAGACTCCTCAAGATTAAATTTACGGTCGGAGGGAAGGAGGTCCTGTGGTCCGAAGAATTCTGGTCGCTCTTCTGCTCGCGTGGTTTGGTCCCGTTGAACGTGCGCACATTGTACACATCCTGGAACGGACCCGTACGCGTTGGTAGCGCCCGTCCGGACTGTGCGCGAGGGGTCGGTTTTCCCTGCAGCTGTCGGATCATTGTTATGAAGGTGCGACACCCAGAACAACTCCCCGTCCGCTGAGGTCCCTTTTTCAATCCATTTCGGACCCGCTCGTGTTGGTCCGCCTCTTTCAGGGCCGTCAGGCAAACGAGATGATGACCAGGCTCATATGGAACTGAATTTTGAAATCTGAAGAAAAGGAGAGGATTACAGTCTACAGGAGGCGAGACTTCAAATGTCTCCGGGGGCAATTGCGTAAAAAGAATTGAGCGGCCAGGTCTTCAATCGAGGGCCGTGGGGAGCTGGCTGCGGGGAGCGAAACAATAAGGCGCCTTCCGGCGTGAATGGGGAGCTCAGGTTGACCCCACCGCGCCGTCTTGTTGCTTCGGAGGAGGCCGACATGAAAACCGAAAGGACGTTGCCTTCGGACCTCACTGCAGTGCTCAACCAAGTGGAAGGGGGAGAAAGAATTCTAGCTCTTCGACCGAAGCAGACCGTCTTCTCCCAGGGGGATCGGGCCAATGCCATTTTTTTCATTCAAAAGGGCGAAGTGGAGCTCACCGTTGTCTCCAGGCAGGGAAGGGAAGCGGTACTCGGCCTTCTTGACGCCGGCAACTTCGTCGGGGAGGAATGCCTGGCGGGTCAGCCGTTCCGGATGGAGACCGCCACCACCCTGATCGAGTCTTCCCTTGTGAAAATTGACCGGAAAATCATGATCGATGTCCTCAAGCAGCAACCCGCCTTCTCACGATTCTTCATCTCCTATCTGCTTTCGAGCAATGTTCGATCCAAAGAGGACCTGGAGGACCAACTGTTCAATTGCAGCGAGAAGCGTCTGGCCCGGGTACTGCTCAAACTGGCCCACTTTGGCGAGGACAATCAGAATGAGGCCACTCTTCCGGAAGTCAATCAACAGATGCTGGCGGAGAAGGTAGGCACCACGCGCCAAAGGGTCAATTTCTTCATGAACAAATTCAGGAAGCTGGGGTTCATTGAATATGGCGGTCGCCTGCAAGTGCACCGTTCACTTTTCACGGTCCTGCTCCGTGATTGAGTCCTTCCGATAATCCTCACGTCAAGGCGCGCCTGCGCGGGCAGGATCCTGTGTCCCTGTCCCATTCAGGACAGACGAAAGTAATTTTGAGATGTACTCTTTTCTCAGTGGTCGGTACGACCGCGAGTCTCAGGGTTGGATGCTCGCGGCCTGATGTTCAGATGAATGTTTTGAATGTTACTAATGAGAATACAGTGGGGGCAGATTTATTCCTCCTTCATTCTTGTTGTTTCCTGACCACAATGAGGCGCTCAC
This region includes:
- a CDS encoding TetR/AcrR family transcriptional regulator, yielding MRRMPPVPALRARAKATAPPQQARSVEKRRKLLEAGRVLFGQKGYEATSIEGITTRAGAAAGAFYQYFSSKQQFLIVLMNELMGRLNRLDLRPGGGTDPQMGLRQFLAAAFRVDVVYFGVVRAWQEAVLTDRKLSTMQQQIESWTQARVLGVFRQLQKLPNALPRRDLPTFARMMDRHFWSLLARGSRLTPREFNREVKVAADVIYHYLFCDSIRGGNRRGQPRRPS
- a CDS encoding SUMF1/EgtB/PvdO family nonheme iron enzyme, translated to MITPSTEPSLTGLLNDLQEARERTLELIEDLTDEQMIGPRLAIVNPLRWEIGHVGWFQEYWILRHYRRQMPIGADRDRLYDSAAVAHDTRWDLLLPSKAETVAYIQQILKRVVEGEGRGPLGEPDRYNEAYFIRLALLHEYMHAEAITYTRQTLGYPPPRIRITGRSSSEGEKDQLSTTGMERPTDDSGPDLGDAEIPGGTFHLGSTPDMPFVFDNEQWAHPVTVKAFRMARGAVTNREFAAFVEDEGYKRREFWTDAGWIWRETAGAEHPVYWQNQGGGRWLRRNFDAWVSLEPRLPVLHVNWHEADAYCRWARRRLPTEAEWEFAAGAERGQGNRPIESKLEYPWGEGPANADRANLEWRRMGCLPVDALPAGENAFGCRQMIGNVWEWTATDFGPYPGFSPGPYKEYSAPWFGDHKVLRGGCWVTRPALIRNQYRNFYQPHRRDVWAGFRTCALTDRT
- a CDS encoding glycosyltransferase family 39 protein; translation: MSNRSRRDLTLLGALVLAETLPFVNRAIHLDENTYLAIARHVSHNFWFPEDFASLWFGIPSLNFAPHTHPPGLPYFLDLMMQLFQGETVWLMRLGFLIFPLAYAFTGYLLACRFTRRPLAAAALMMATPAVLVFSSTLMPDLPMTTFWLLSALSFVCGLDEGKPWKVILTGVLLSLGTSVSYQAVFMSLLLLLYAVVTQKGGGIRKIPWFWILSSLGLPWMALTVFWCAGYLHYGFWPARVSIKYLATAHVFGVDYFQQKLLGMISTLGGTLLICFSIFLVFVKRERWKGLIVVLGLALAACAWMPQSYSAFERGEYIIFALGGLSLIGLVMRFLWSAIKGTFAGDRVSASHIFLGCWVLGVIVYTILLFEFSAARYIVAIAPAVSIIFVIEVERLFHRAEVRRTILGATFIVTWGLALAVAYADYQFVNSYRDFSKWFSHKYAPAQGTFWVGTEAGLRFYMELEGGRTLVNAFSPTNPECLPGVKWGEDHFGRPRSNDLLVRPESFLRYPLSSDLELSEMIDSRTLTSRLPIRTYGPLSHAGLHGTNVGLLPFAFSSAPLDRIEVYRCR
- a CDS encoding DUF5367 domain-containing protein — translated: MARILQLGFILWMVGSIGIRLAGQRLLHPNQPLEAVLLYLVSFVLMGVAARRIFERLGLARDSWRQAASLLILPTLLLDPFSCAFFPTVFPNIDPAAAGVFGGWMLICCAGAVAGSWVKR
- a CDS encoding amidohydrolase family protein: MKIRIFTALAFSLAMVGLTLGEANPASVVKSALVKAGRVLDVKSGQYLLNQGILIEGGIIRKIGALDTFLGGVPDNTVVIDLSHATILPGLIDCHAHLLDAMDPTINGADELTLTITKFAPTKRVLLGAAMAREELEGGFTTVRVVGHSGIDGDVSLRDAIRNGWVPGPRIVASARKITPYGGQAQVMPFQSGVAQAIVDQEYLPVSNPEEGRRAVLENLRVGADLIKVVVDEGARVLNDETMKAIVTEAHRVGVRVAAHATSPSGIQVAIDAGVDSIEHADEASAEQFQTMRDKGIYLVPTLWPRDMLVVARSTTNPPPGTRPDPEATKDQIVAEQRAKLDLARKVGVKMAFGSDEWYAWPDKTRGQATRRLLEALQTYGMPPADALRAATVNAADLLNIGHLLGSLEPGKYADLIALEGDPLTNLVDLEKVRYVMKGGVVVRDDFHPVSNRKTDSGR
- a CDS encoding GNAT family N-acetyltransferase; the protein is MPKDNLKRMMKLAEKFFDTKNDPTQISITPASIDKLRKIHPDTLTEKNDKNGPIAWFIVIPTTKALMKGFVGRKITEQELLDHTPLGRSYDALYLCSALVLPEYRGRGVARGLISKTIKSIQKDHSIQYLFYWAFSAEGKRLATRIAEDFDLPLYKRPA
- a CDS encoding class I SAM-dependent methyltransferase, giving the protein MTQRINVYRVKKWRSRLGPRLCPYDNRLFLGRWFFYQRFQRALNCCPDSPQSRVMDFGCWEGHFLPSLLANYHQVWGVDNDRASVVEEIPGTWTILQCARSLCSEESPSTSHLRLVKADGQSLPVRGGFFDIVFCLDTLPYVRKNSRAQVIIELRRVLKPGGTIIISLPVEMGASLVLRELLRRLSGSFQQNYKTSDLLRAILFSPRQQPDENEAASLVGYDYREDIDAIESQFIIRRREFLPWNWLKWLSPTILLVCETRPDRA